In Pyxidicoccus xibeiensis, the following proteins share a genomic window:
- a CDS encoding QcrA and Rieske domain-containing protein, producing the protein MSRPPPSPHIKDVDRRTALRTLLQGTCALAAVGAGCGGEWREAIVLDAPDAGGAPGAACDGTPGTPEEGWVEVRLADHPALREPGGHAEVRVPQALLDVVVVHTRPGCYAALWRICTHGDCAVGWRPAEGVVECPCHGSRFAEDGRVLNGPATRPLATFKAVRAGDSLFLHRPR; encoded by the coding sequence GTGAGCCGGCCCCCGCCTTCCCCGCATATAAAGGATGTGGACCGCCGCACCGCGCTCCGCACCCTGCTGCAGGGCACCTGCGCCCTGGCCGCCGTCGGGGCCGGGTGCGGCGGGGAGTGGCGGGAGGCCATCGTGCTCGACGCTCCGGATGCCGGCGGAGCGCCGGGCGCGGCCTGTGACGGGACGCCGGGCACCCCGGAGGAGGGCTGGGTGGAGGTGCGGCTCGCGGACCACCCCGCGCTGCGCGAGCCGGGGGGCCACGCCGAGGTCCGCGTTCCCCAGGCGCTGCTGGACGTGGTGGTGGTGCACACCCGGCCCGGCTGCTACGCGGCGCTCTGGCGCATCTGCACCCACGGAGACTGCGCCGTGGGCTGGCGGCCCGCGGAGGGCGTGGTGGAGTGCCCCTGCCACGGCTCGCGCTTCGCCGAGGACGGCCGCGTGCTCAACGGGCCGGCCACACGCCCGCTCGCCACCTTCAAGGCCGTGAGGGCAGGGGACTCGCTCTTCCTCCACCGGCCCCGCTGA
- a CDS encoding ABC transporter substrate-binding protein yields MSPRPVGLVVIAAVLCLVAGVADAASAPTHSGPRTLGPPAPAKVRRVVTLAPSLTEMVLTLGAGSTLVGVSRFDEAKEVEKLPRVGGFTDPSVEAVVALKPDLVLVQPGPGNQRPVEKMAELGVPVLLLPLHSVTDVLAAMRAVGRALGREKESEAVVTRIEATRTRIREAAKKLPAPRVLFAYGFEPLVVAGPGSFAHELLRDAGGVNVAADAGSAYPVYSVERAVRARPDVVVDAADVDVGKDKLRALPGLAEARWVEVPSLALLQPGPSLGRGLEELFKLLHPEPAKAP; encoded by the coding sequence GTGAGTCCTCGCCCCGTGGGGCTGGTCGTGATTGCCGCCGTGCTGTGTCTCGTCGCGGGTGTGGCGGACGCGGCCAGTGCCCCCACGCACTCGGGGCCCCGCACGCTGGGCCCGCCGGCTCCGGCGAAGGTGCGGCGCGTGGTGACGCTGGCGCCGTCGCTGACGGAGATGGTGCTCACCCTGGGCGCAGGGAGCACGCTGGTGGGCGTGTCCCGCTTCGACGAGGCGAAGGAGGTGGAGAAGCTTCCGCGCGTGGGCGGCTTCACCGACCCTTCCGTGGAAGCGGTGGTGGCGCTCAAGCCGGACCTCGTCCTGGTGCAGCCGGGGCCGGGGAACCAGCGGCCCGTGGAGAAGATGGCGGAGCTGGGCGTGCCCGTGCTGCTGCTGCCGCTGCACTCCGTGACGGATGTGCTGGCTGCCATGCGCGCGGTGGGCCGGGCGCTGGGCCGCGAGAAGGAGTCGGAGGCCGTCGTCACTCGCATCGAGGCCACGCGCACCCGCATCCGCGAGGCCGCGAAGAAGCTCCCCGCGCCGCGGGTGCTGTTCGCCTATGGCTTCGAGCCGCTGGTGGTGGCCGGGCCTGGCTCCTTCGCGCACGAGCTGCTGCGCGACGCGGGCGGCGTCAACGTGGCGGCGGACGCGGGCTCCGCGTACCCGGTGTACTCGGTGGAGCGCGCGGTGCGGGCCCGGCCCGACGTGGTGGTGGATGCGGCGGACGTGGACGTGGGCAAGGACAAGCTGCGCGCCCTGCCGGGACTGGCGGAGGCGCGCTGGGTGGAGGTGCCGTCGCTGGCGCTGCTGCAGCCCGGCCCGTCGCTGGGGCGCGGGCTGGAGGAGTTGTTCAAGCTGCTGCACCCGGAGCCGGCGAAGGCGCCGTGA
- a CDS encoding cell surface protein encodes MSARFWSTALVALVGLTACGGEPEENAPVPVTDPGREPEDERPTDDSTEPVVDPVTDPADPYADEVVSFTPGFGAGFGQDRFPSVVLGAPVGVGPDQGSLDVLSLGRSGSIVLRFTDTAVMDGPGVDLLVFENAFYVVTTGLNFTERGVVAVSDDGVTWHEFPCAFANAAGGYPGCAGVHTVQANPANGVSATDPAVAGGDGFDLATVGLSRARYVRIRDSGNNGYGGTSGGFDLDAVAVVNGVSLQGTTP; translated from the coding sequence ATGAGCGCGCGCTTCTGGAGTACCGCGCTCGTCGCGCTCGTGGGGCTCACCGCCTGCGGTGGGGAGCCGGAGGAGAACGCCCCCGTTCCCGTGACGGACCCGGGGCGCGAGCCGGAGGATGAGCGCCCGACGGACGACTCCACCGAGCCGGTGGTCGACCCGGTGACCGACCCCGCGGACCCGTATGCGGACGAGGTCGTCTCCTTCACCCCCGGCTTCGGCGCGGGCTTCGGGCAGGACCGCTTCCCCAGCGTGGTGCTCGGGGCTCCCGTGGGCGTGGGGCCGGACCAGGGCTCGCTCGACGTGCTCTCGTTGGGCCGCTCGGGCTCCATCGTCCTGCGCTTCACCGACACCGCGGTGATGGATGGGCCCGGCGTGGACCTGCTCGTCTTCGAGAACGCCTTCTACGTCGTGACCACCGGGCTCAACTTCACCGAGCGTGGCGTGGTCGCGGTGAGTGACGACGGCGTCACCTGGCACGAGTTCCCCTGCGCCTTCGCCAACGCGGCTGGCGGCTACCCGGGCTGTGCTGGCGTGCACACCGTGCAGGCCAACCCGGCCAATGGCGTCAGCGCCACGGACCCCGCGGTGGCGGGCGGTGACGGCTTCGACCTGGCCACCGTCGGCCTGAGCCGCGCCCGCTACGTGCGCATCCGCGACAGCGGCAACAATGGCTACGGCGGCACGTCCGGCGGCTTCGACCTGGACGCCGTCGCCGTGGTGAATGGCGTGTCCCTCCAGGGAACCACGCCGTGA
- a CDS encoding FecCD family ABC transporter permease yields the protein MGFRASRALALLGGFLALAFVSFAMAVRFGEQPISLTAALGEPASSDAVIFWSLRLPRALLAAIVGAGLAASGTTLQGLLRNPLADPFVLGVSGGAALGATVAIAVGLGTVGEVAPGLDGALTRLSAPALFAFLGAGASILFVLSASRGAARTPYAALLTGVVFNSFASAAITLIKTLSEPNRLGEILYWLVGSLGYERGGTLVLSALLQAGALAAMWALSGRLNLLSLGDDDASSLGVPVAATRRWLLLVSSVSVAGAVALTGLIGFVGLIVPHLLRLVFGPDQRLLVPLSALGGAAFLLLSDLLARLAYPLFNQDLPVGVVTALLGGPLFLVLLRRRVRLSTV from the coding sequence ATGGGCTTCCGGGCCTCGCGTGCCCTCGCGCTGCTCGGCGGCTTCCTCGCGCTGGCCTTCGTCTCCTTCGCCATGGCCGTGCGCTTCGGCGAGCAGCCCATCTCGCTCACCGCCGCGCTGGGGGAGCCCGCGTCCTCGGACGCCGTCATCTTCTGGTCGCTGCGCCTGCCGCGCGCGCTGCTCGCCGCGATTGTCGGCGCGGGTCTCGCCGCCTCGGGCACCACGCTCCAGGGCCTCCTGCGCAACCCGCTCGCCGACCCGTTCGTGCTCGGTGTCTCCGGTGGCGCGGCGCTCGGTGCCACGGTGGCCATCGCCGTGGGGCTGGGCACCGTGGGTGAGGTGGCCCCCGGCCTGGACGGCGCGCTGACCCGCCTGTCCGCGCCCGCGCTGTTCGCCTTCCTCGGCGCGGGGGCCTCCATCCTCTTCGTCCTCTCCGCCAGCCGGGGCGCCGCGAGGACGCCCTACGCCGCGCTGCTGACCGGGGTGGTCTTCAACTCCTTCGCGTCCGCCGCCATCACCCTCATCAAGACGCTGTCCGAGCCGAACCGGCTCGGCGAAATCCTTTACTGGCTCGTGGGGAGCCTGGGCTACGAGCGCGGCGGCACCCTGGTGCTGTCCGCGCTCCTCCAGGCGGGCGCGCTCGCCGCGATGTGGGCGCTGTCCGGCCGGCTGAACCTCCTGTCTCTCGGGGATGACGACGCGTCCTCGCTGGGCGTTCCAGTGGCGGCCACCCGCCGATGGTTGCTGCTGGTCTCCAGCGTCAGCGTGGCTGGCGCAGTGGCACTGACGGGGCTCATCGGCTTCGTGGGGCTCATCGTCCCGCACCTGCTGCGGCTGGTCTTCGGTCCGGACCAGCGGCTGCTGGTGCCGCTGTCCGCGCTCGGCGGCGCCGCGTTCCTCCTGCTCTCGGATTTGCTGGCGCGGCTGGCCTACCCGCTCTTCAACCAGGACCTTCCCGTCGGCGTCGTCACCGCGCTCCTCGGAGGACCGCTCTTTCTCGTCCTTTTGCGGCGCCGCGTGAGGCTGAGCACAGTGTGA
- a CDS encoding cell surface protein — MSSRGSSLLLRGAALAVLVALSACGDETEAPATPDAGPGTDAGTPDSGTDAGSRPADPYADAVVSFAPGEGAGFGQDLFPGVVLGPPTGAGPDNGSLDVLSLGRGGSITLRFDDVGLVDGPGVDLLVFENAFALPGGATYTETGRVSVSEDGVTFHDFACASTDAAGGYPGCAGVRTVQANPANGVSATDPAVAGGDSFDLATVGLTRARYVRITDSGNNRYGDTAGGFDLDAVAVVNGESLQRPSP, encoded by the coding sequence ATGAGCTCGCGCGGCTCCAGCCTTCTTCTCCGGGGCGCGGCGCTCGCCGTGCTCGTGGCCCTGTCCGCCTGCGGTGACGAGACGGAAGCGCCCGCCACCCCCGACGCGGGGCCGGGCACGGACGCGGGCACTCCCGACAGCGGCACGGACGCGGGCAGCCGCCCGGCGGACCCGTACGCCGACGCGGTGGTCTCCTTCGCGCCCGGCGAAGGCGCCGGCTTCGGACAGGACCTCTTCCCCGGCGTGGTGCTCGGGCCTCCCACGGGCGCGGGCCCCGACAATGGCTCGCTCGACGTGCTGTCGCTGGGCCGCGGCGGCTCCATCACCCTGCGCTTCGACGACGTGGGCCTGGTGGACGGGCCCGGCGTGGACCTGCTCGTCTTCGAGAACGCCTTCGCGCTGCCAGGCGGAGCGACCTACACGGAGACGGGCAGGGTGTCGGTGAGCGAGGACGGCGTCACCTTCCACGACTTCGCCTGCGCCTCCACCGACGCGGCCGGCGGCTACCCGGGCTGTGCCGGCGTGCGCACCGTCCAGGCCAACCCCGCCAACGGCGTCAGCGCCACGGACCCCGCCGTGGCGGGGGGTGACTCGTTCGACCTGGCCACCGTGGGGCTCACACGCGCTCGCTACGTGCGCATCACCGACAGCGGGAACAACCGCTACGGCGACACGGCCGGCGGCTTCGACCTGGACGCCGTCGCCGTGGTGAACGGCGAGTCCCTGCAGAGGCCCAGCCCGTGA
- a CDS encoding MXAN_6577-like cysteine-rich protein, protein MPRWPRLPELFLSRPWLAAVVMLTGLVLTGCPDEGVVCTSGLTVCGDACVDLSGDTANCGACGSACGASQTCQDGACGCRSGTEECGGACVATASDVANCGACGKACAAGQVCEAGTCREGCSAGLLRCGGSCVDGQADVLNCGACGNACPDVQSCHAGRCAYDVVTACYTNGQLVGIQAGTDRLGPRRQFGSGVQTLAAWEGFVLAADATNSKLLQAAGGELGGVVEEDSLGSVASSPNDIFVDPPYVYVVDSINNTLQVLKREGPAQGGGLGLRTVAQLNLGTNTSPQAVTKWGSALYIPLFGTAGSNWQKGNAVARVDVSNPEQPRALDTLPLTGLDLKSFDGGTVLPLPYSATATDAGVYVALTNLNPFNNYLPNGPGMLAKIDPADGGVSAIDLGASDCLNAGYVEAVDGQLVVACLGEALYDSSTGHSASAVRATGLVLVKDDVPVASYALRSGCEPGTPGCRIAVASRFAVAGGAVYLGDTNAGRVFVVEVRDGQLVERRGFTSPQAQGPALEACPVDPRRTVSNAIDLTALP, encoded by the coding sequence ATGCCGCGCTGGCCCCGTCTCCCTGAGCTGTTCCTTTCGCGCCCGTGGCTCGCGGCCGTGGTGATGCTGACAGGCCTGGTGCTCACCGGGTGTCCGGACGAGGGCGTGGTGTGCACCTCGGGCCTCACCGTCTGTGGCGACGCCTGCGTGGACCTGAGCGGTGACACCGCGAACTGCGGGGCCTGTGGCAGCGCGTGCGGCGCCAGTCAGACCTGCCAGGACGGTGCTTGCGGTTGTCGCTCCGGCACGGAGGAGTGCGGTGGGGCCTGTGTCGCTACGGCGAGTGACGTGGCGAACTGTGGCGCGTGCGGCAAGGCGTGCGCCGCCGGGCAGGTGTGCGAGGCGGGGACGTGTCGCGAGGGGTGCTCGGCGGGGCTGCTGCGGTGTGGCGGCTCCTGCGTGGATGGGCAGGCGGACGTGCTGAACTGCGGCGCCTGTGGCAACGCGTGCCCGGACGTGCAGTCGTGCCACGCGGGCCGGTGCGCGTATGACGTGGTGACGGCCTGCTACACCAACGGGCAGCTCGTGGGCATCCAGGCGGGGACGGACCGGCTGGGGCCCCGGCGCCAGTTCGGCTCGGGCGTGCAGACGCTCGCGGCGTGGGAGGGCTTCGTGCTCGCCGCGGACGCGACGAACTCCAAGCTGCTCCAGGCCGCGGGCGGTGAGCTGGGCGGCGTGGTGGAGGAGGACTCGCTGGGCTCGGTGGCCAGCTCCCCCAACGACATCTTCGTGGACCCGCCGTACGTCTACGTCGTCGACTCCATCAACAACACGCTCCAGGTGCTCAAGCGCGAGGGCCCCGCCCAGGGGGGCGGCCTGGGGCTGCGCACCGTGGCGCAGCTCAACCTGGGGACCAACACCAGCCCGCAGGCCGTCACGAAGTGGGGCAGCGCTCTCTACATTCCGCTGTTCGGCACCGCCGGCAGCAACTGGCAGAAGGGCAACGCCGTGGCCCGCGTGGACGTCTCCAACCCCGAGCAGCCGCGCGCGCTGGACACGCTTCCGCTCACCGGCCTGGACCTGAAGTCCTTCGATGGTGGCACCGTGCTGCCGCTGCCGTACTCGGCGACGGCGACGGACGCGGGCGTGTACGTGGCGCTCACCAACCTCAACCCCTTCAACAACTACCTGCCCAACGGCCCGGGCATGCTCGCGAAAATCGACCCGGCGGACGGTGGGGTGAGCGCCATCGACCTGGGCGCCTCGGACTGTCTCAACGCGGGCTATGTCGAGGCGGTAGACGGGCAGCTCGTGGTCGCCTGCCTGGGCGAGGCCCTCTACGACTCCTCCACGGGCCACAGCGCCAGCGCCGTGCGTGCCACCGGGCTGGTGCTGGTGAAGGACGACGTGCCCGTGGCGTCGTATGCGCTTCGCTCGGGCTGCGAGCCCGGCACCCCGGGCTGCCGCATCGCCGTGGCCAGCCGCTTCGCGGTGGCGGGTGGCGCCGTGTACCTGGGGGACACCAACGCCGGCCGCGTCTTCGTGGTGGAGGTGCGAGATGGGCAGCTCGTGGAGCGCCGGGGCTTCACCTCGCCCCAGGCGCAGGGCCCCGCGCTGGAGGCGTGCCCCGTGGACCCCCGGCGGACCGTGTCCAATGCCATCGACCTCACCGCGCTGCCGTGA
- a CDS encoding FHA domain-containing protein translates to MWQIIINGPGYFDTSYDLPEGVTSLGRADENDIVLGGDLVSRRHARLYVEGDVLRIEDLGSRNGSRVNGAPLQGSRQLAPGDMVALGENTLGVRQPNTVESAATEMVDLGAGGVVRFGHGQDVGGSVLLARNVKDADVLRLLDNVGPVSFDDTFSSASPLPATASPRVGHETLVMLFRTAEALSSATSLSGFLDTTMDRLLERTDATTAVVLLKHSSGAMVPAAVRHRGKLAKGEVPVSDAIVEEALRQGRAIAVGDVRDDRRFAGRESVILYGVDRVLCIPIGTEPPFAGVLYFNAAAKGDTSLEVMLDACTAVAHLVATGVQKFAPREGSPATERMRRTLGRFHPPDVAERRATEAQRQGGRLPGLEERALTVLHAELVGFSALATKLGAAKASLVLNEFHSRMTGIVFSFEATVEGFLGESMRALFGVPYAKGEDAVRAVRAALALRADWERAMSRHPQDERCELRLALHTTRALVGMIGNEVRSDYTAVGEGVGVAGWLAATGNPGQVLITGKVLASVGARFDVQPLGERLLRPPKDRMAAFEVIEEDMGALTNPGLR, encoded by the coding sequence ATGTGGCAGATCATCATCAACGGGCCCGGTTACTTCGACACGTCCTACGATCTGCCCGAGGGCGTGACGAGTCTCGGCCGTGCGGACGAGAACGACATCGTCCTCGGCGGGGACCTCGTCTCGCGGCGGCACGCGCGCCTGTACGTCGAAGGTGACGTGCTGCGCATCGAGGACCTGGGCAGCCGCAACGGCAGCCGCGTCAACGGCGCGCCGCTGCAGGGCTCGCGGCAGCTGGCGCCCGGGGACATGGTGGCGCTGGGGGAGAACACCCTGGGCGTGCGCCAGCCCAACACCGTGGAGAGCGCGGCCACGGAGATGGTGGACCTGGGCGCGGGCGGGGTGGTGCGCTTCGGCCACGGGCAGGACGTGGGCGGCTCCGTCCTCCTGGCGAGGAACGTGAAGGACGCGGACGTGCTGCGCCTGCTGGACAACGTGGGCCCCGTCTCCTTCGACGACACCTTCTCCTCGGCCTCGCCGCTGCCCGCCACGGCCAGCCCGCGCGTGGGCCACGAGACGCTGGTGATGCTGTTCCGCACCGCCGAGGCGCTGTCCTCGGCCACCTCGCTGTCCGGCTTCCTGGACACGACGATGGACCGGCTGCTGGAGCGCACGGACGCCACCACCGCGGTGGTGCTCCTCAAGCACTCGTCGGGCGCCATGGTGCCCGCCGCCGTGCGCCACCGGGGCAAGCTGGCCAAGGGCGAGGTGCCCGTGTCGGACGCCATCGTCGAGGAGGCCCTGCGCCAGGGCCGCGCCATCGCCGTGGGCGACGTGCGCGACGACCGCCGCTTCGCGGGCCGCGAGAGCGTCATCCTCTACGGCGTGGACCGCGTGCTGTGCATCCCCATCGGCACCGAGCCGCCCTTCGCCGGCGTCCTCTACTTCAACGCCGCCGCCAAGGGTGACACCAGCCTGGAGGTGATGCTGGACGCGTGCACCGCCGTGGCGCACCTGGTGGCCACCGGCGTGCAGAAGTTCGCCCCCAGGGAGGGCTCTCCCGCCACGGAGCGGATGCGCCGCACGCTGGGGCGCTTCCACCCGCCGGACGTGGCCGAGCGCCGCGCCACCGAGGCCCAGCGCCAGGGCGGCCGCCTGCCCGGCCTGGAGGAGCGCGCCCTCACCGTGCTGCACGCGGAGCTGGTGGGCTTCTCCGCCCTGGCCACGAAGCTGGGTGCGGCCAAGGCCTCCCTGGTGCTCAACGAGTTCCACTCGCGGATGACCGGCATCGTCTTCAGCTTCGAGGCCACCGTGGAGGGCTTCCTGGGCGAGTCCATGCGCGCCCTCTTCGGCGTGCCCTACGCCAAGGGCGAGGACGCGGTGCGCGCGGTGCGCGCCGCGCTGGCCCTGCGCGCCGACTGGGAGCGGGCCATGAGCCGGCACCCCCAGGACGAGCGCTGCGAGCTGCGCCTTGCCCTGCACACCACCCGCGCCCTGGTCGGGATGATCGGCAACGAGGTGCGCTCGGACTACACGGCCGTGGGCGAAGGGGTGGGGGTGGCCGGCTGGCTGGCTGCTACGGGGAACCCCGGTCAGGTGCTCATCACCGGCAAGGTGCTGGCCTCCGTGGGGGCCCGCTTCGACGTCCAGCCCCTCGGGGAGCGGCTCCTGCGGCCCCCCAAGGACCGGATGGCCGCCTTCGAGGTGATTGAAGAGGACATGGGCGCCCTCACCAACCCCGGGCTGCGGTGA
- a CDS encoding serine/threonine-protein kinase: MNASTQPARLRPFRPQPFGRYTLLSHLATGGMGEIYLARLEGAQGFEKLCVIKKILPQLAADTDFVERFVGEARTLVRLSHGSIAQVLDMGLHEGEAYMALEHVDGKDLRKVGARVRDRQVPLPLTFILYTMGRVLDALAYAHRKKDDDGEELRLVHRDISPQNILISYEGEVKVIDFGLAKSRLSAAKTNPSIILGKFLYMSPEQARHQPVDRRSDLYAVGLCLYELICGKNPFDSVHPGELMSVVANPKIAPLDEVEPLTPRVVTALVAKALAVDPSQRFQTAEEFRGRLQSCLMEIDPSAGPESVSRFMRELFAADFQSERRLLATLKEVPRMPAGEGTPEDGLASRPMMQALLPPKTIRLDGPVEALSFHPTPRSREGSGPVSDGETRPGVMVDESTRPAFPMEALEEEARVRAARQQETAVSTVEVRPEAYARPPAEPAPEPRPPSQTREVPMAALPSEALPPEPRAVAADLRPTELAMPSISLEAARELPWEDAPPPPPAESTDPRAEPLPASLTETQAPRPVPPMAPASSPRPPPPPPAAFVSTRVPPPPAPVPPAPPPAIAPAVMPSRPVTAVAPVPAPGFAPAPAAVPARTGAVMMPAVTMAQPGATPPRTASLTGMPAVVAQPPAGATPPRTASVMGMPAVAQPPAGATPPRTASVMGMPAVAQPPAGATPSRGSLAVAPSAAELDVVPGVPESEAEAAADDAPGDWAGAELPVLTPEEMGHLEAGRPADMDTQPRAARPSRVERNDDTQPRVARDGDTDPRVQQRHDDTQPRVVLDEALLRDVEGVDGEQEEKSAPGRPRTGARRVRASSPGMPGPTRRTGAVSAVRPAPAPAPAKEDEDEDDDVRISLPPSEETRRTSFPVRPGSESPARRPGEDTRRTAMPAAPQRSMRSTWVAVGLGLVLLAGAILTLALSPALRTSMGLDLALPEGLPLPVPPGPSRQPSSTPLKNAPGAANPQAGKADLEPPTPPGEGPGGDTRAVPAASAEAAGTPEGARAEEAGAPEGAPSAKVAEAARNGQKPTGTVEPTSPPVAPSAPVAAAEEEIGESDLLLAPPSPKPPAQAQAQVKRVAPAKKPRPPAPRAKELTPLQKEWRETNALFTKLKARHSCVSLGLWCNRHADIKDEVEAAGEDNDTETLRKVKGMRRDLLAKQKELE; the protein is encoded by the coding sequence ATGAACGCCTCCACCCAACCCGCCCGGCTGAGACCCTTCCGGCCCCAGCCCTTTGGCCGGTATACGCTCCTGTCGCACCTGGCGACGGGCGGCATGGGGGAGATCTACCTGGCCCGGCTGGAGGGCGCGCAGGGCTTCGAGAAGCTGTGCGTCATCAAGAAGATATTGCCCCAGCTCGCGGCGGACACGGACTTCGTCGAGCGCTTCGTGGGCGAGGCGCGCACGCTGGTGCGGCTCAGCCACGGCTCCATCGCCCAGGTGCTGGACATGGGGCTGCACGAGGGCGAGGCCTACATGGCCCTCGAGCACGTGGACGGCAAGGATTTGCGCAAGGTGGGCGCGCGGGTGCGCGACAGGCAGGTGCCGCTGCCGCTCACCTTCATCCTCTACACCATGGGCCGGGTGCTGGACGCGCTCGCCTACGCGCACCGCAAGAAGGATGACGACGGGGAGGAACTGCGGCTCGTCCACCGCGACATCTCTCCGCAGAACATCCTCATCTCCTACGAGGGGGAGGTGAAGGTCATCGACTTCGGGCTGGCGAAGAGCCGGCTGTCGGCGGCGAAGACGAACCCCAGCATCATCCTGGGCAAGTTCCTCTACATGTCGCCGGAGCAGGCGCGGCACCAGCCGGTGGACCGGCGCAGTGACTTGTACGCGGTGGGCCTGTGCCTCTACGAGCTCATCTGCGGGAAGAACCCCTTCGACAGCGTGCACCCGGGCGAGCTGATGTCCGTGGTGGCCAACCCGAAGATTGCGCCGCTGGACGAGGTGGAGCCGCTCACGCCGCGCGTGGTGACGGCGCTGGTGGCCAAGGCGCTGGCGGTGGACCCGTCGCAGCGCTTCCAGACGGCGGAGGAGTTCCGCGGGCGGCTGCAGTCCTGCCTGATGGAAATCGACCCGAGCGCCGGCCCGGAGAGCGTCAGCCGCTTCATGCGCGAGCTGTTCGCCGCCGACTTCCAGTCCGAGCGCCGGCTGCTGGCGACCCTCAAGGAAGTGCCGCGCATGCCCGCCGGTGAGGGGACGCCGGAGGACGGGCTGGCCTCGCGGCCGATGATGCAGGCGCTGCTGCCGCCGAAGACCATCCGCCTGGATGGCCCGGTGGAGGCGCTGTCCTTCCATCCCACCCCGCGCAGCCGCGAGGGCAGTGGCCCGGTGAGCGACGGCGAGACGCGCCCCGGGGTGATGGTGGACGAGTCCACCCGGCCCGCCTTCCCGATGGAGGCGCTGGAGGAGGAGGCGCGCGTGCGCGCCGCCCGCCAGCAGGAGACGGCGGTGTCGACGGTGGAGGTGCGGCCGGAGGCCTATGCCCGTCCGCCCGCCGAGCCGGCGCCCGAGCCCCGTCCGCCCTCGCAGACGCGCGAAGTCCCCATGGCGGCGCTGCCGTCCGAGGCCCTGCCGCCAGAGCCGCGCGCCGTGGCCGCGGACCTCCGCCCCACCGAGCTGGCCATGCCCAGCATCTCGCTCGAGGCGGCTCGGGAGCTGCCGTGGGAGGACGCGCCCCCCCCGCCCCCCGCGGAGTCGACGGACCCCAGGGCCGAGCCGCTGCCCGCGTCGCTGACGGAGACCCAGGCGCCGCGCCCCGTGCCACCGATGGCGCCCGCGTCCTCGCCGCGCCCGCCGCCTCCGCCTCCGGCCGCCTTCGTGAGCACGCGCGTGCCTCCGCCGCCGGCACCCGTGCCTCCCGCGCCGCCCCCGGCCATCGCTCCGGCGGTGATGCCCTCGCGTCCGGTGACGGCCGTGGCTCCGGTGCCGGCGCCTGGCTTCGCGCCGGCTCCGGCCGCTGTGCCTGCGCGCACGGGGGCGGTGATGATGCCCGCCGTCACCATGGCGCAGCCGGGGGCGACGCCGCCTCGCACCGCCTCGCTGACGGGAATGCCCGCGGTGGTGGCGCAGCCTCCGGCGGGCGCGACGCCGCCTCGCACCGCCTCGGTCATGGGGATGCCCGCGGTGGCGCAGCCTCCGGCGGGCGCGACGCCACCTCGCACCGCCTCGGTCATGGGGATGCCCGCGGTGGCGCAGCCTCCGGCGGGCGCGACGCCGTCCCGGGGCTCGCTCGCGGTGGCACCGTCCGCGGCGGAACTGGACGTGGTGCCCGGCGTGCCCGAGTCCGAAGCGGAAGCCGCCGCGGACGACGCTCCGGGTGACTGGGCCGGGGCGGAGCTGCCGGTCCTCACCCCCGAGGAGATGGGCCACCTGGAGGCGGGGCGCCCCGCCGACATGGACACGCAGCCGCGTGCCGCCCGTCCGTCGCGCGTCGAGCGGAACGACGACACGCAGCCCCGCGTCGCGCGGGATGGGGACACCGACCCGCGCGTGCAGCAGCGGCACGACGACACGCAGCCTCGCGTGGTGCTGGACGAGGCGCTCCTGCGCGACGTGGAGGGTGTCGACGGTGAGCAGGAGGAGAAGTCCGCACCGGGCCGCCCGAGGACGGGGGCACGGCGTGTCCGCGCCTCCTCGCCGGGAATGCCCGGCCCCACGCGCCGCACCGGCGCTGTTTCCGCCGTCCGGCCCGCGCCCGCGCCCGCGCCCGCGAAGGAGGACGAGGACGAGGACGACGACGTCCGCATATCCCTTCCGCCGTCGGAGGAGACGCGCCGCACGAGCTTCCCGGTTCGCCCGGGCTCCGAGTCACCCGCGCGCCGGCCTGGAGAGGACACCCGCCGCACCGCCATGCCCGCCGCGCCCCAGCGGAGCATGAGGTCGACGTGGGTGGCCGTGGGGCTGGGGCTGGTGCTCCTGGCGGGCGCCATCCTGACGCTGGCGCTGAGCCCCGCGCTGCGGACGTCGATGGGGCTGGACCTGGCGCTGCCCGAGGGCCTGCCGCTCCCCGTGCCGCCAGGCCCGTCGCGCCAGCCGTCCTCGACTCCACTGAAGAACGCTCCCGGCGCCGCCAACCCGCAGGCGGGCAAGGCCGACCTCGAGCCGCCCACCCCGCCGGGAGAAGGGCCTGGAGGCGATACCCGGGCAGTTCCTGCCGCCTCCGCCGAGGCCGCGGGGACTCCCGAGGGCGCCCGGGCCGAAGAGGCCGGGGCCCCCGAGGGTGCTCCGTCCGCCAAGGTGGCTGAGGCCGCACGCAACGGACAGAAGCCGACCGGGACGGTTGAGCCGACGAGCCCTCCCGTGGCCCCATCGGCTCCCGTCGCCGCGGCGGAGGAGGAGATTGGCGAGTCCGACCTCCTGCTCGCGCCGCCCTCGCCGAAGCCTCCCGCGCAGGCGCAGGCGCAGGTGAAGCGGGTGGCGCCCGCGAAGAAGCCGCGGCCCCCCGCGCCCCGCGCCAAGGAGCTCACGCCGCTGCAGAAGGAGTGGCGCGAGACGAACGCGCTCTTCACGAAGCTCAAGGCGCGGCACTCCTGCGTCTCCCTGGGCCTCTGGTGCAACCGCCACGCGGACATCAAGGACGAGGTGGAGGCGGCGGGCGAAGACAACGACACGGAGACGCTGCGCAAGGTGAAGGGGATGCGCAGGGACCTGCTCGCGAAGCAGAAGGAGCTGGAGTAA